One genomic region from Oryzias melastigma strain HK-1 linkage group LG19, ASM292280v2, whole genome shotgun sequence encodes:
- the g6pca.1 gene encoding glucose-6-phosphatase a, catalytic subunit, tandem duplicate 1 → MDLLHSWGVELAVHLQSRYSKHEEFFTLASTVADLHTTFFCLFPIWFHLRRDTGLRLIWVAVIGDWLNLVLKWVLSGERPYWWVHETHFYRKGEAPPLLQFPITCETGPGSPSGHAMGAACVWYVMVTAVLSIAAEKRCPALLYRLLQMGLWGLFFLVELVVCMSRVFMAAHFPHQVIAGVITGILVAEVVSKSKWIYKASMNQYFLITFCLTSFAIGFYLLLKTLGVDLLWTLDKAQKWCIKPEWIHLDSTPFASLLRNMGSLFGLGLGMHSPIYNGVKKKSATTALKIGSITISLFLLQLLNEWTFSSENHLIFYILSFCKSAFALLIPTAVVPWVLCRVFMGKTDGKNL, encoded by the exons ATGGACCTTCTGCACAGCTGGGGGGTTGAGCTGGCGGTTCATCTGCAGAGCAGATACAGCAAGCATGAGGAGTTTTTCACGCTGGCGTCCACCGTGGCTGATCTGCACACCACCTTCTTCTGCCTGTTCCCCATCTGGTTTCACCTGCGCAGGGACACGGGGCTCAGGCTGATCTGGGTGGCCGTCATTGGGGACTGGCTCAACTTGGTGCTGAAATG GGTTCTGTCTGGGGAAAGACCCTACTGGTGGGTTCATGAGACCCACTTTTACAGAAAAGGAGAAGCTCCTCCACTGCTGCAGTTTCCCATCACATGTGAGACTGGTCCAG GAAGCCCCTCTGGACATGCTATGGGAGCCGCTTGTGTCTGGTACGTCATGGTGACGGCAGTCCTCTCAATCGCTGCAGAGAAACGATGCCCTGCTTTACTATACAG ACTGTTGCAGATGGGTTTATGGGGGCTGTTCTTCCTGGTGGAGCTGGTGGTTTGCATGTCCAGGGTCTTCATGGCGGCCCACTTCCCACATCAGGTCATTGCAGGAGTCATTACAG GCATTCTTGTAGCTGAGGTTGTCTCCAAGAGCAAATGGATCTACAAGGCCAGCATGAACCAGTACTTCCTCATCACCTTCTGCCTGACCTCCTTTGCGATCGGTTTCTACCTTCTGCTCAAAACTCTGGGAGTGGATCTCCTCTGGACTCTGGACAAAGCCCAAAAATGGTGCATCAAGCCAGAATGGATTCACCTGGACTCCACGCCGTTTGCCAGTCTTCTGCGGAACATGGGCAGCCTGTTCGGTCTCGGCTTGGGCATGCACTCCCCCATCTACAATGGCGTCAAGAAGAAAAGCGCCACCACTGCTTTGAAGATAGGTTCTATTACCATCTCTTTGTTCCTGCTTCAGCTGTTGAACGAGTGGACATTTTCCTCCGAGAACCACCTTATTTTCTACATTCTTTCTTTCTGTAAGAGTGCTTTTGCGCTTTTAATCCCAACCGCTGTGGTTCCCTGGGTTCTCTGCAGGGTTTTCATGGGAAAGACAGATGggaaaaacttgtaa
- the g6pca.2 gene encoding glucose-6-phosphatase: MLDTLMDSVQGFGVSSTHYLQTNYEDAQGLFLWVSWAADLRNTFFIFFPILVHLKASVAIKLIWVAVIGDWLNLVFKWILFGERPYWWVHETAHYTDDARPHIEQYPMTCETGPGSPSGHAMGAAGVYYTLVTSILAILSSTTQQNSKPSSNKHWYLKVGLWSLFWGVQVCVCLSRVFIAAHFPHQVVAGVITGMIVAEAFNRTQWIYSASMKKYFYTTLFLTSFAVGFYLLLKALGVDLLWTLDKAQKWCVRPEWVHLDTTPFASLLRNMGTLFGLGLGLHSPLYTETKKSNSAVVKAGCIISSLVLLHLFDSFKPPTHTAALFYLLSFCKSATVPLVTVSIVPYCVSRALTPQGKKFM, translated from the exons ATGCTTGACACACTGATGGACTCCGTTCAGGGTTTCGGGGTGAGCAGCACCCACTACCTGCAGACCAACTATGAGGACGCCCAGGGGTTGTTTCTCTGGGTGTCCTGGGCGGCGGACCTCAGGAACaccttcttcatcttcttcccaATTTTGGTTCACCTGAAGGCCTCCGTGGCCATCAAGCTCATCTGGGTGGCTGTGATTGGAGACTGGCTGAACCTGGTGTTCAAATG GATTTTGTTCGGCGAGAGGCCGTACTGGTGGGTCCACGAGACGGCGCATTATACCGACGATGCTCGCCCACATATTGAGCAGTACCCCATGACCTGCGAAACCGGACCAG GCAGTCCCTCTGGACACGCCATGGGAGCCGCAGGAGTCTACTACACCCTGGTGACCTCCATCCTCGCCATCCTCAGCAGCACGACTCAACAGAACAGCAAGCCGTCCTCAAACAAACACTG gtaCCTGAAGGTCGGCCTCTGGTCCTTGTTTTGGGGCGTCCAGGTGTGCGTCTGCCTCTCGCGGGTCTTCATCGCAGCTCACTTCCCTCACCAGGTTGTCGCTGGTGTCATCACAG GCATGATTGTGGCCGAGGCCTTCAACAGAACCCAGTGGATCTACAGCGCCAGCATGAAGAAATACTTCTACACCACGCTCTTCCTCACCTCCTTCGCCGTTGGCTTCTACCTCCTGCTCAAAGCTCTGGGTGTGGACCTGCTGTGGACCCTGGACAAAGCCCAGAAGTGGTGCGTCAGGCCCGAGTGGGTCCACCTGGACACCACGCCCTTCGCCAGTCTGCTGCGTAACATGGGCACGCTGTTTGGGTTGGGTCTGGGCCTGCACTCGCCGCTCTACACCGAAACCAAAAAGAGCAACAGCGCCGTGGTTAAAGCAGGGTGTATCATCAGCTCTTTGGTCCTCCTGCACCTGTTCGACTCCTTCAAGCCCCCCACCCACACCGCCGCCCTCTTCTACCTGCTGTCCTTCTGTAAGAGCGCCACCGTGCCTCTGGTCACGGTTAGCATCGTCCCGTACTGCGTGAGCAGAGCTCTGACCCCACAGGGCAAGAAGTTCATGTGA